One region of Alosa alosa isolate M-15738 ecotype Scorff River chromosome 1, AALO_Geno_1.1, whole genome shotgun sequence genomic DNA includes:
- the c1h7orf25 gene encoding UPF0415 protein C7orf25 homolog, whose protein sequence is MATQCLLTLQDRIRVAKELLERVDQLCSRQTRDVEGRAKLCSKLRAELKFLQKVETGKVQIKESHLQSTNLTHLRAIVESAESLEGVVSVLHVFAYEGPDGQKQTLVVDVVANNGHTWIKAIGRKAEALHNIWQGRGQYGDKSVVCQAEDFLEASRQQPVQYSNPHIIFAFYNGVSSPMADRLREMGISVRGDIVAVNTLIGEDDGEEEEEGSSSEDEQRLENEPAEEEEEVEGGDDDDDEEDGGDGELTHTRVDRDTIVARLSFPTEVKVDVCNRANLDITTLITYVSSLSHGRCHFAFKEQVLTEQAAQERQDKVLPKLEEFMQGKELFACQSAVQDFRVILDTLGGPGEKARADELLARLTVVPDEPSERTNRLVMSSKVNPRSLMIFGTGDSLRAVTMTANSGFVRAAANQGVRYSVFIHQPRALTEGKEWRAIPL, encoded by the coding sequence ATGGCGACCCAGTGTCTGCTAACGTTACAGGACCGGATCAGGGTGGCCAAGGAGCTTCTGGAGCGTGTAGACCAGCTGTGCAGTAGACAAACCAGAGATGTGGAAGGCAGGGCCAAGCTGTGCAGCAAGCTTCGAGCTGAGCTCAAGTTCTTACAGAAGGTTGAGACTGGCAAGGTGCAGATCAAGGAATCTCATCTGCAGAGCACAAATCTCACCCACCTGAGAGCCATTGTTGAGTCAGCTGAGAGCCTAGAAGGGGTGGTGAGCGTACTCCATGTGTTTGCTTACGAAGGTCCGGATGGGCAGAAGCAGACCCTGGTAGTAGACGTGGTGGCCAACAATGGACATACCTGGATCAAAGCCATTGGGCGCAAGGCAGAGGCACTGCACAACATATGGCAGGGCCGAGGCCAGTACGGGGACAAAAGTGTTGTGTGTCAGGCCGAGGACTTCCTTGAGGCCAGTCGTCAGCAGCCAGTGCAGTATAGCAACCCTCACATCATCTTTGCATTTTATAACGGCGTGTCCAGCCCCATGGCGGATCGCCTCAGGGAAATGGGCATCTCTGTGAGGGGAGATATAGTCGCTGTGAATACTTTAATTGGGGAAGACgatggagaagaggaagaggaagggagcaGCAGCGAAGATGAGCAACGACTTGAAAATGAAcctgcagaggaggaggaggaggtggagggtggtgatgacgatgatgacgaAGAAGATGGGGGAGATGGTGAGCTGACGCACACTCGTGTGGACAGAGACACCATTGTAGCTCGCTTGTCCTTCCCGACCGAAGTTAAGGTGGACGTGTGCAACAGGGCCAACCTGGACATCACCACACTCATCACCTACGTGTCCTCACTAAGCCACGGCCGTTGCCACTTCGCCTTCAAGGAGCAGGTGCTGACCGAGCAGGCCGCCCAGGAGCGGCAGGACAAGGTTCTGCCCAAGCTCGAGGAGTTCATGCAAGGCAAGGAACTCTTCGCCTGCCAGTCAGCCGTGCAGGACTTCCGCGTGATCCTGGACACGCTTGGTGGACCGGGAGAGAAGGCCAGGGCGGATGAGTTGCTTGCCCGTCTCACCGTGGTGCCTGATGAGCCCTCGGAACGCACAAACCGCCTGGTCATGAGCTCCAAGGTGAACCCGAGGTCCCTCATGATTTTTGGAACGGGAGACTCACTACGTGCAGTCACCATGACCGCCAACAGCGGCTTTGTGAGGGCTGCAGCCAACCAGGGCGTCCGTTATAGTGTGTTCATCCACCAACCTCGTGCTCTTACAGAGGGGAAAGAGTGGAGAGCCATCCCTCTATGA